A section of the Paenibacillus odorifer genome encodes:
- a CDS encoding response regulator transcription factor, translating into MKALIVDDESNVRKIIRFLGRWEQYGITEVLEARNGLEAKALIEQKSPEIIMTDVKMPKNSGMELIEWLAAKDYPGKVIMISGFDDYCFMRKAFKLGCFDYLMKPIEEKMLNETLEGALRAWEQEEGDRRNMESGFYEEVKMFRLNREITAACNGEAFDEGEIASALPQADIYDFTMMYFYQSHYSEPYVQLLTEELATREWGNAFTLQNDPNVCVILSLHGQFFPIEEWITQHFDIPVRLVSGPSLQSLAEISLSFQSAQRSMAEQNFRAIHRLADLDDVRRMNDIVAFVDEHYMEELSLDKLSTRFFLSREHISRRFKQEVGMTLTNYVIHLRINQAKQWLLESDEKMYSIALKLGYQDEIYFSKLFKKNVGMTPAEYRNSQGAREIDAEVRIANT; encoded by the coding sequence TCGAGGCTAAGGCGTTGATTGAGCAGAAATCTCCAGAGATCATAATGACAGATGTCAAAATGCCCAAAAATAGCGGGATGGAGTTAATCGAGTGGTTGGCTGCTAAAGACTATCCGGGAAAAGTGATTATGATTTCTGGGTTTGACGATTATTGTTTCATGCGTAAAGCGTTTAAGCTGGGATGCTTTGATTATTTGATGAAGCCAATTGAAGAGAAAATGCTGAATGAAACTTTAGAAGGGGCGTTGAGAGCCTGGGAACAAGAAGAGGGAGACCGTCGCAATATGGAGTCCGGATTTTATGAAGAGGTAAAAATGTTTCGCTTAAACAGGGAGATTACTGCTGCTTGTAACGGTGAAGCTTTTGATGAAGGCGAAATTGCCTCGGCTCTCCCACAGGCAGACATATACGACTTTACTATGATGTATTTTTACCAATCTCACTATTCGGAGCCATACGTTCAGCTTTTGACCGAAGAACTGGCTACACGGGAGTGGGGAAATGCATTTACGCTTCAAAATGATCCTAATGTCTGTGTGATTCTGTCCCTTCATGGACAGTTTTTCCCGATAGAGGAATGGATTACCCAGCATTTTGATATACCTGTTCGTTTGGTTAGCGGCCCTTCCCTCCAATCGCTCGCAGAGATATCGTTATCTTTTCAATCTGCACAAAGGTCTATGGCTGAACAAAATTTTAGAGCAATCCATCGTTTGGCGGATTTAGATGATGTTAGGCGTATGAATGATATTGTCGCATTTGTTGATGAGCATTATATGGAAGAGTTAAGTTTGGACAAATTATCCACCCGTTTTTTTCTGAGCCGAGAACATATCTCGCGGAGATTTAAGCAAGAAGTAGGGATGACTCTTACTAACTACGTCATTCATTTACGAATAAATCAAGCGAAACAGTGGTTACTGGAATCGGATGAAAAGATGTACTCGATTGCCTTAAAGCTAGGGTATCAAGATGAGATTTATTTCTCTAAGCTGTTCAAAAAAAACGTCGGTATGACGCCTGCTGAATATCGTAATTCACAGGGAGCAAGAGAAATAGACGCGGAAGTCAGGATAGCCAATACATAA
- a CDS encoding ABC transporter substrate-binding protein, giving the protein MKIKRVQMIIVGLITLTLSSCGAHTRPLKEADLKVPDKTVTLEVLNPKVEISIEFEQMVKEYEKENPNINVEILTFGGGANYLDELKARFAANVGPDIFPNGGYEEARAWSRYLEDLSDQPWVEQAYDEALEPMKMDGKIYGMPINFEGYGFIYNKDLFAKAGVDPLPTTFTELKEAAKKLKAIGVTPFSVGYSDHWFFVLLLNIAIAQQEEPDAFIQGLNNGTQSFRENKEVKDVIRMLDLTVQYGNENFLTTDYNSEVELFATGRTAILKQGNWVQSKIDQISPNMNIGFLPMPINDGAENNALPVGISNNWAVNKESSPEKKKEAKKFLNWMVSSETGKKFMKDRFHFISAFKNIETDRSGALVKDLMRYVDEQKTLSWNWFKFPSRAREEFGYLMQAYVGEQINRDQLLQELQKSWDTYVKQ; this is encoded by the coding sequence ATGAAAATAAAAAGGGTTCAAATGATTATCGTGGGGTTGATTACGCTAACGCTTTCTTCATGTGGTGCGCATACACGTCCACTGAAGGAAGCGGATTTGAAGGTACCGGATAAGACAGTCACTTTGGAGGTACTGAATCCTAAAGTGGAAATTTCTATAGAATTCGAGCAGATGGTTAAGGAATATGAAAAGGAAAACCCGAATATTAACGTGGAAATTCTAACCTTTGGCGGAGGAGCTAACTACCTTGATGAGCTAAAGGCGAGGTTTGCGGCCAATGTTGGTCCGGATATTTTTCCAAATGGCGGTTATGAAGAAGCGAGGGCATGGAGTAGATATCTTGAAGATTTATCGGATCAACCCTGGGTGGAACAGGCTTATGACGAGGCGCTAGAACCGATGAAGATGGACGGGAAAATATACGGGATGCCGATCAATTTTGAAGGCTACGGTTTTATTTATAATAAGGATTTATTCGCAAAGGCTGGGGTTGATCCTCTCCCAACAACGTTTACGGAATTAAAAGAGGCGGCGAAAAAGCTGAAGGCTATAGGTGTGACTCCTTTTTCTGTTGGTTATTCAGATCATTGGTTTTTTGTACTCCTGTTGAATATTGCTATTGCCCAACAGGAGGAGCCGGATGCTTTTATTCAAGGGTTAAACAACGGAACACAATCTTTTCGAGAGAATAAGGAAGTTAAAGATGTCATTCGGATGCTGGATTTGACCGTACAATATGGTAACGAAAATTTTTTGACAACAGATTATAATTCGGAAGTTGAGTTATTTGCAACAGGGAGAACGGCGATTCTTAAACAAGGGAATTGGGTTCAGTCTAAAATTGATCAAATATCGCCGAATATGAATATCGGTTTTTTACCCATGCCTATTAATGATGGTGCCGAAAACAATGCGTTGCCAGTAGGGATATCTAATAATTGGGCTGTTAATAAAGAATCTTCGCCAGAAAAGAAAAAGGAAGCCAAAAAGTTTTTGAACTGGATGGTTTCCTCGGAAACAGGGAAAAAGTTCATGAAGGATCGCTTTCATTTTATTTCAGCTTTTAAAAATATAGAGACGGACCGTTCGGGAGCGCTAGTAAAAGATCTTATGCGATACGTCGATGAACAGAAAACTTTATCTTGGAATTGGTTCAAATTCCCTTCCAGAGCAAGAGAGGAGTTTGGCTATCTTATGCAAGCATATGTAGGAGAGCAAATCAATCGGGATCAATTGCTTCAGGAGCTTCAAAAATCGTGGGATACCTATGTGAAGCAATAA
- a CDS encoding glycoside hydrolase family 68 protein — translation MNFKKMIKQTTILTFTAALMLGGATQTFAKGNNKPNKPEYNDYGFSHITRADMLKLPKQQNSNQFQVPKFDASTIKNIPAAVKFDENGNKIEMDVWDTWPLQNADGTVASYKGYQIVFGLAGDPNNGSDTFIYLFYKKEGDNSISSWKNAGRVFKDSDKLVPDDYVLNNQAEEWSGSATMTSDGKVRLFYTNRHPWDPDRGFYGKQTLTTAQINVSAPDGDTLKIDGVEDMKSIYDGNQGEIYQSLDITGFSKGDYDDNHTLRDPHYVEDKGHKYLVFEANTGTTTGYQGEESLFNKAYYGNSNAFFQAEKKKLLSSADKTSAETANGALGIIELNNDYTFKKEMKPLLASNTVTDEIERANIFKLNGKWYLFTSSRGSKMFIDGIDDEDIYMLGYVSNSLNGPYKPLNGTGLVLHQDLNPYDITWTYAHFAIPQVKGNNVVITSYMTNRGYFGDHHSTFAPSFVLNIKGSKTSVVPNSILEQGQLTLKGNKPY, via the coding sequence ATGAATTTCAAGAAAATGATTAAACAAACAACAATCCTAACCTTTACAGCTGCTTTAATGTTAGGTGGAGCTACTCAAACCTTTGCGAAAGGAAATAACAAGCCGAACAAGCCGGAGTACAATGACTACGGTTTCTCTCATATCACTCGCGCTGACATGTTGAAATTACCCAAACAACAAAATAGTAATCAATTCCAAGTCCCAAAATTTGATGCTTCAACGATTAAGAACATTCCTGCAGCCGTTAAGTTCGATGAGAATGGAAACAAAATTGAAATGGATGTTTGGGATACTTGGCCGCTGCAAAATGCAGATGGAACTGTAGCAAGTTATAAGGGGTATCAAATTGTTTTTGGTCTGGCGGGCGACCCTAATAATGGATCAGACACATTTATTTATTTGTTCTATAAGAAAGAAGGAGACAACTCTATCAGCAGCTGGAAGAATGCCGGCCGGGTGTTTAAGGATAGTGACAAACTTGTACCTGATGATTATGTTTTAAACAATCAAGCCGAAGAATGGTCCGGTTCAGCAACCATGACATCTGATGGCAAAGTTCGCTTGTTCTACACCAATCGTCATCCTTGGGATCCAGATCGCGGATTTTACGGGAAACAAACTTTAACTACAGCTCAAATTAATGTCTCTGCCCCGGATGGGGATACCCTTAAGATTGATGGCGTAGAAGATATGAAATCCATCTATGACGGTAATCAAGGTGAAATTTATCAAAGTCTTGATATCACCGGTTTCAGCAAAGGCGATTACGACGATAATCATACCTTAAGAGATCCTCACTATGTGGAGGATAAAGGCCACAAGTATCTTGTGTTTGAAGCAAATACAGGGACAACTACGGGTTACCAGGGTGAAGAATCTCTCTTTAACAAAGCTTATTATGGTAATAGCAATGCCTTCTTCCAAGCGGAGAAAAAGAAATTACTAAGCAGTGCTGACAAAACATCTGCGGAAACCGCGAATGGTGCGCTCGGTATCATTGAATTAAATAATGATTATACATTCAAAAAAGAAATGAAGCCGCTACTTGCCTCCAATACCGTGACAGATGAAATTGAACGTGCGAACATATTTAAATTGAATGGCAAGTGGTATCTGTTCACAAGCTCAAGAGGTTCTAAAATGTTCATTGATGGCATTGATGATGAAGACATCTACATGCTCGGGTACGTATCTAATTCTTTAAACGGACCGTATAAACCATTAAATGGTACAGGACTTGTCCTCCATCAAGATCTTAATCCTTATGATATTACCTGGACTTATGCTCACTTTGCGATTCCGCAAGTGAAAGGGAATAATGTAGTCATCACAAGTTACATGACGAATAGAGGTTACTTTGGGGATCATCATTCCACTTTTGCCCCAAGCTTTGTGCTGAATATTAAAGGCTCCAAGACTTCAGTTGTACCGAACAGCATTTTGGAACAAGGGCAATTGACACTTAAAGGTAACAAACCGTATTAA
- a CDS encoding glycoside hydrolase family 32 protein, which produces MIGITILILCLICIVTIVLVTYGAGEKNKPGTDVPDHKPTTRASYHFTVPEHWKNDPQKPIYFDGKYHYYYLYNADYPDGNGTEWRHATSTDLVSWTDEGVAIPKYTTPNGDPWSGSVVVDDSNTAGFGEGAIVAILTQPSAEAGKQEQYLWFSTDRGLTFKSYSDDPILPNPGTEDFRDPKIIWDQHSHKWVMTLAEGTKVGFYESDNLKDWHYTSGFETENIGIVECPDFYMMRANDGTYKWVLGVSANGKSIGKPNTYAYWTGDFNGNEFITDYHEPQWLDYGFDWYGAVTFEEGKDKDQYNHRYALAWMNNWDYPHVTPNLNEGFNGMDSIVRQIKLTRDEEQSYQLVSQPIEALDQMVTSTDSLQKIKVNGSSTLDITGENYQLDADLSWSEITNVGLRLRESADKTRHVDVGVFVEGQYSYVNRAFTGQPDKSDRYLESKAPFDVNKKKVHLKILVDRTSIEVFIDDGEIVFSNEIFPEINDQGITLFSEGGTAIFNNVVIKHFGKD; this is translated from the coding sequence ATGATAGGAATCACTATATTAATCCTTTGTTTAATTTGTATTGTGACAATAGTATTAGTAACTTATGGCGCTGGAGAGAAGAATAAGCCGGGGACCGACGTTCCTGATCATAAACCTACCACTCGGGCTAGCTATCATTTCACTGTACCTGAGCATTGGAAAAACGATCCGCAAAAACCCATTTATTTTGATGGTAAATATCATTACTATTATCTCTATAATGCTGATTACCCGGATGGAAATGGTACAGAATGGAGACATGCCACATCAACGGATTTGGTGAGCTGGACAGATGAAGGCGTTGCGATTCCAAAATATACAACACCCAATGGTGATCCCTGGTCAGGATCTGTTGTTGTTGACGATAGCAATACAGCAGGTTTTGGCGAAGGGGCAATTGTGGCGATTTTAACACAGCCCTCTGCAGAGGCGGGGAAGCAAGAACAATATTTATGGTTCAGTACGGATCGTGGGCTGACGTTTAAATCTTATAGTGATGATCCTATTTTGCCAAATCCGGGCACAGAAGATTTCAGAGATCCGAAGATAATATGGGATCAACATTCTCATAAATGGGTGATGACACTAGCCGAAGGTACGAAAGTAGGCTTTTACGAGTCTGACAATTTAAAGGATTGGCACTACACAAGCGGCTTCGAAACAGAAAATATCGGAATTGTGGAGTGTCCTGACTTCTATATGATGCGGGCGAATGATGGCACTTATAAATGGGTTCTTGGGGTCAGTGCAAATGGTAAGTCGATAGGTAAACCCAACACGTATGCCTACTGGACTGGAGATTTTAATGGGAATGAATTTATCACGGATTATCATGAACCACAGTGGCTAGATTATGGATTTGATTGGTATGGCGCTGTAACGTTTGAAGAGGGAAAGGATAAGGATCAATACAATCATCGATATGCTTTGGCCTGGATGAATAATTGGGATTACCCTCATGTTACCCCCAATCTTAACGAAGGTTTTAACGGAATGGATTCAATCGTGCGTCAAATAAAATTAACACGAGATGAAGAGCAATCGTATCAGTTAGTATCACAGCCCATCGAAGCATTAGATCAAATGGTAACTTCAACGGATTCCTTGCAAAAAATAAAAGTGAACGGCTCGTCAACACTTGATATCACAGGTGAAAATTACCAGCTCGATGCAGATCTATCTTGGTCAGAGATTACCAATGTAGGCTTAAGACTTCGTGAATCAGCAGATAAGACGCGCCATGTGGATGTAGGAGTGTTTGTTGAAGGACAATATTCTTATGTTAACAGAGCCTTTACTGGACAACCTGATAAGAGTGACAGATATCTTGAAAGCAAGGCCCCCTTTGATGTGAACAAGAAAAAAGTGCATCTGAAGATCCTTGTGGATAGAACAAGTATTGAAGTTTTTATAGATGATGGTGAAATTGTATTTTCTAATGAAATTTTCCCGGAAATAAATGATCAAGGCATTACCTTGTTTTCTGAAGGTGGCACCGCGATTTTTAATAATGTTGTAATTAAGCATTTTGGCAAAGATTAG
- a CDS encoding TetR/AcrR family transcriptional regulator produces the protein MEDKKTKIYECAKELFSNKGFKDTNVSGITKMAGIAVGSFYNYYPSKEKLFMDIFLEENEKLKKSCMQSLDMSQSPLAVIRQMMALNLEGMIANPILKEWYNKSVFAKIEQLYREETNIQVNDFLYDSFHEIIKQWQADGKMRSDMDSKMIMMIFAAMINVETHKEEIGLEHFPQLLDNMLELIMKGLTDCP, from the coding sequence GTGGAAGACAAAAAAACAAAGATATACGAATGCGCGAAAGAGCTATTTAGCAATAAAGGCTTTAAAGATACTAATGTTTCTGGCATTACCAAAATGGCTGGAATAGCTGTAGGAAGTTTTTACAACTATTATCCCTCTAAGGAAAAGCTTTTTATGGATATTTTTTTAGAGGAAAATGAAAAGCTCAAAAAAAGCTGTATGCAATCGCTCGATATGAGCCAAAGCCCACTGGCAGTAATACGGCAGATGATGGCGCTTAATTTGGAAGGTATGATAGCCAACCCCATTCTTAAGGAATGGTATAACAAAAGTGTTTTCGCAAAAATCGAACAGTTGTACCGGGAAGAAACCAACATTCAGGTAAACGACTTCTTGTATGATAGCTTCCATGAAATCATTAAGCAGTGGCAAGCCGATGGTAAAATGCGCAGCGATATGGATAGTAAAATGATTATGATGATTTTCGCCGCTATGATTAATGTGGAAACCCACAAGGAAGAAATCGGGCTGGAGCACTTTCCACAACTTCTGGACAATATGCTGGAACTAATCATGAAGGGTTTGACAGACTGCCCCTAA
- a CDS encoding FMN-binding protein, translating to MSKRRGKKRKFNKWIIVLSILCVITVIGWIGGILLTAPGRHEVQQLTINVIDIQNLREGTYVGEYIGIKDHSRDTKVRAIISAERLTDIKILKGALDKTGNPAELKDGLGIGDLFSHVIESQSLQVDVISGATLTSKIHLKALENALQQAETK from the coding sequence GTGAGTAAGAGAAGAGGAAAAAAGCGAAAATTCAATAAATGGATTATTGTTCTCAGCATTCTATGCGTGATTACAGTCATAGGTTGGATAGGTGGTATTCTCTTGACTGCTCCGGGAAGGCATGAGGTTCAGCAGCTTACTATCAACGTCATAGATATACAGAATCTGCGGGAGGGTACCTATGTGGGGGAATACATTGGCATCAAAGATCATTCCAGAGATACCAAGGTGAGGGCAATAATATCTGCTGAACGGCTGACAGATATAAAAATACTCAAAGGTGCCTTGGACAAAACAGGGAACCCTGCTGAACTGAAGGATGGTCTAGGCATTGGTGATTTGTTTAGTCATGTGATTGAATCGCAGTCTCTTCAGGTGGACGTTATCAGCGGGGCAACGCTTACCTCTAAAATACATCTTAAGGCACTCGAAAATGCCCTACAGCAGGCGGAGACGAAATAA
- a CDS encoding flavodoxin family protein has protein sequence MNIAVISYSFTGNNEALARSVANALSAEHIRISEAKPRTHGRITFDMIFDRIPLVQPKPEQIGKYDIILFFGPVWMGKVATPLRAYLKDLKKNPQKYGYLSISGGADGPNPKVPGELRKRTGADPVVFIEQHIADLISADHKPARKDTSAYKLNEGDINQLTGKIVKKVRDMI, from the coding sequence ATGAACATTGCAGTCATTTCGTATTCATTCACAGGTAATAATGAAGCATTAGCAAGGAGTGTGGCGAATGCGTTGTCGGCTGAACATATCCGAATCTCGGAAGCCAAACCCCGAACACACGGTAGGATTACCTTCGATATGATTTTTGACAGGATACCGTTGGTTCAACCGAAGCCTGAGCAAATAGGAAAATATGATATTATCCTATTTTTTGGACCGGTTTGGATGGGGAAAGTGGCCACACCGCTCCGTGCCTATTTAAAGGATTTGAAGAAAAATCCGCAAAAGTATGGTTACCTTTCAATCAGTGGCGGAGCTGACGGTCCAAATCCGAAGGTGCCAGGGGAGCTCAGAAAAAGAACTGGAGCAGATCCTGTTGTATTCATCGAGCAGCATATCGCAGATCTGATATCGGCAGATCACAAACCTGCACGTAAAGATACCTCAGCTTATAAGTTAAATGAGGGGGATATTAATCAATTAACTGGTAAAATAGTGAAGAAAGTAAGGGATATGATCTAG
- a CDS encoding WD40/YVTN/BNR-like repeat-containing protein, whose amino-acid sequence MKYLVSILLIAAVIASGCSNTTPIPHPTSNQETSPSPNPNPNTNLNADTDSPDNRREDTVFLNKNIGWKAVYHFQGMSREDMELYATSDGGETWKEIGDSLQAGSTLPSGVKSGLTFVNEKEGWITTNAPWEGKVGLYKTMDGGVTWSEQTVTVPGELVNSQIYAYPPLFLTKDQGILITRLVEKEHTLLFITIDGGQHWKSFLDDHMDQYVGIAWTLSESMATVKYAEKTWTLSMQNYGKWSL is encoded by the coding sequence ATGAAATATCTAGTTTCAATACTACTAATTGCTGCAGTGATAGCATCTGGTTGTTCCAATACCACTCCAATCCCTCATCCAACTTCTAATCAGGAAACTTCTCCTTCTCCTAATCCTAATCCAAATACAAATTTGAATGCTGATACTGATTCTCCAGATAACCGCAGAGAAGATACTGTGTTCCTCAACAAAAATATAGGTTGGAAAGCAGTCTATCATTTTCAAGGGATGTCACGCGAAGATATGGAGCTTTATGCAACTAGTGATGGGGGAGAGACTTGGAAGGAGATTGGGGATAGCTTACAAGCAGGAAGTACTCTTCCTAGCGGGGTGAAATCGGGACTTACTTTTGTTAATGAAAAAGAAGGCTGGATTACAACGAATGCTCCATGGGAGGGAAAGGTTGGTTTATATAAAACAATGGATGGTGGAGTTACCTGGAGTGAACAGACAGTCACAGTGCCGGGTGAGTTAGTAAACTCGCAAATCTATGCTTATCCTCCCCTCTTTCTTACGAAGGATCAAGGAATCTTAATTACTCGGCTCGTTGAAAAAGAACATACATTGTTATTTATAACGATAGACGGAGGACAACATTGGAAATCATTCCTTGACGATCATATGGATCAGTATGTTGGTATAGCATGGACGCTCTCTGAGAGTATGGCGACGGTGAAATACGCAGAGAAAACCTGGACATTAAGCATGCAGAACTATGGAAAATGGTCCCTTTAA
- a CDS encoding RICIN domain-containing protein: protein MLRKGKMLSLFLLFTLLIAWVPTGSSSAASSWNLAWSDEFDGNSLNTNNWSAEIGTGSGGWGNNELQYYTSRPQNLQVTGGNLVITAQKESYGGMNYTSARIKTQGLKSFTYGKIEARIKLPSGQGLWPAFWMLGANIDSVGWPKSGETDIMERVNNNAFVNGTVHWDANGHAEYGQVSGNLDFSQYHVYSVEWDANYIRWFVDGNPFNAFYIENGTGNTEEFQKPFFILLNLAVGGNWPGSPNASTAFPAQMLVDYVRVYQAAPTSSIVSGGIYTLADKASGKVLDVVDVSTASGAKMQQWTNYTANNQKFKVESTGDGYYKLTAVHSGKVLDVPNSSTASGVQLQQWDDNGTNAQRWSIIDVGGGYYKLISKVSGLAMDVSGASTADGAAVQQWTDNGSDAQKWFFTKVN, encoded by the coding sequence ATGTTACGAAAAGGAAAAATGTTAAGTCTATTTCTGCTGTTCACCCTCTTAATTGCTTGGGTACCTACAGGGAGTTCAAGCGCGGCATCAAGCTGGAATCTGGCATGGAGCGATGAATTTGATGGGAATTCTCTGAACACTAATAATTGGTCGGCGGAAATAGGTACGGGTAGCGGAGGTTGGGGAAACAATGAGCTTCAGTATTATACCAGTCGCCCGCAGAACCTGCAGGTAACAGGTGGGAATTTAGTGATTACTGCACAAAAGGAGTCGTACGGGGGGATGAATTATACCTCTGCACGGATCAAAACACAGGGACTCAAAAGCTTCACCTACGGAAAAATCGAAGCTAGAATCAAATTGCCTTCAGGACAGGGACTCTGGCCAGCATTTTGGATGCTTGGGGCGAATATTGATTCAGTGGGTTGGCCGAAATCTGGGGAAACGGACATTATGGAGCGTGTAAACAATAATGCTTTTGTTAATGGGACGGTACATTGGGATGCCAATGGGCATGCCGAGTACGGTCAGGTGTCTGGTAACCTCGATTTCTCACAGTACCATGTGTACAGCGTGGAATGGGATGCGAATTATATAAGATGGTTTGTAGACGGCAACCCATTTAATGCTTTTTATATTGAGAACGGAACCGGAAATACGGAGGAGTTCCAGAAACCTTTCTTCATCCTGCTAAACCTTGCCGTGGGTGGAAATTGGCCGGGAAGTCCAAATGCTTCAACTGCTTTCCCAGCTCAAATGCTGGTTGATTACGTACGTGTGTATCAGGCTGCGCCTACCTCAAGCATTGTTAGTGGTGGGATTTACACTTTAGCTGACAAGGCTAGTGGTAAGGTTCTGGACGTAGTGGATGTATCCACAGCAAGCGGGGCGAAAATGCAGCAATGGACCAATTACACTGCCAATAATCAGAAATTTAAAGTGGAGAGTACAGGCGACGGTTATTACAAGCTTACGGCAGTGCATAGTGGAAAAGTGTTGGATGTGCCGAACTCATCGACCGCGAGCGGTGTACAGCTGCAGCAGTGGGATGACAATGGTACCAACGCTCAGCGATGGAGCATTATTGATGTCGGAGGGGGCTATTATAAGCTTATTTCAAAAGTGAGCGGATTAGCCATGGATGTATCCGGAGCATCAACAGCCGATGGCGCAGCTGTCCAGCAGTGGACAGATAACGGGAGTGATGCTCAGAAATGGTTTTTTACGAAAGTGAACTAA
- a CDS encoding glycosyltransferase family 8 protein, which yields MIDIALAFQDKDGKYAEHAGVVLASIFHHTSSPIHIHILHDVSLSETNKRRLSALTTKHNHTLSFYSITMPDDLTQVLANVNSINVWTQACMYRLLLPALIPVDKIIYLDCDVLVNMDITELWQVELDDKYLAAIWDQGIREVAHIVSAKGLNPELYFNSGVILFSLHNIRQNTNWYEEMLTFLRTFPDVTMPDQDVLNAVFGGNYLPLDIRFNSFNTNIPDHDFTNKIIHFAGDDKCWNKDSAGSSLYQQFLKLTPWRITRAKIRRRKRKSSPLKPHLTRKRNKQKIKIVQLNLTPIFLSDLKQIRPIRPIRKSPI from the coding sequence ATGATCGATATCGCCTTGGCTTTTCAAGATAAGGATGGGAAATATGCTGAACATGCCGGAGTCGTTCTAGCGTCAATTTTTCATCATACGAGTTCCCCAATTCATATTCATATTTTACATGATGTTTCTTTAAGTGAAACTAATAAGCGCAGGCTTAGCGCATTAACTACAAAACATAATCATACCCTTAGCTTTTATTCAATCACTATGCCCGATGATCTAACTCAGGTGTTAGCCAATGTTAACTCCATTAATGTATGGACGCAGGCATGTATGTATCGATTGCTTCTTCCTGCACTAATACCCGTGGACAAAATCATCTATCTGGACTGCGATGTATTAGTGAATATGGACATAACTGAATTATGGCAGGTTGAACTGGATGACAAGTATTTGGCCGCAATTTGGGACCAAGGGATTAGAGAGGTTGCTCATATTGTGAGCGCTAAGGGATTAAATCCTGAGCTTTATTTTAATTCCGGAGTGATTTTATTTTCTTTGCATAATATCCGCCAGAATACCAACTGGTACGAAGAAATGCTAACCTTCCTACGTACCTTTCCTGATGTCACCATGCCAGATCAGGATGTTCTGAATGCGGTTTTTGGTGGGAATTACCTCCCCCTTGATATCCGTTTTAATTCGTTCAACACAAACATTCCGGACCATGATTTCACTAACAAAATCATCCATTTTGCCGGAGATGATAAATGCTGGAATAAAGATTCCGCGGGTTCATCCCTATATCAGCAATTCCTAAAGCTAACCCCTTGGAGAATCACTAGAGCCAAAATCAGACGAAGAAAACGGAAAAGCAGCCCTTTAAAACCACACCTCACCCGAAAAAGAAACAAGCAGAAAATAAAAATTGTTCAGTTGAACTTAACCCCTATTTTTTTATCCGATTTAAAACAAATTAGACCGATTAGACCGATTAGAAAAAGCCCCATTTGA